GGCTGAGCtccaggacatgatgatgaaagaACAGCTGTTCAAATcggattgttttgtttttcaccTTATGCATAGTGGATTGATGTCCACTGAGGATCTCCAGAAGGCCTTTGAATGTCCAGCGGAGGGAGTGCGGAAAGTTGTCATTGCGACCAACGTGGCAGAAACCAGGTATAACGTGAGAATTTCATGGAAGCTTAGAGGACGTTTTATCATTAgagaaatttattttcattgaaGGACTTTATTTTCATTAGaggacattttttcaaaagattgaattagaaaatttctGAGTGCGTAAATAAGTACCAATTATGAATTTATGATTTAATTTCAGTCTTACAATAGATGATATTGTGTACGTCATTGACTGTGGCAAAGTGAACTTGAAAATGTATGAAGTTCGACGGAATCTCTCCGAGTTGAGGACGGTACCGAACTGCCTCGCTAACTGCCGGCAGAGAAAGGGGCGGGCAGGAAGGTAGGAAATGTAAAATTAGTACATGATAACATAATTTAATGCCATGTTTTTACATGTATCTTAAAGGGGGCTTTGCATACAtatatcttaaagggacaacttgggcatgggattTGGTGCATGAGGATAGTACCCCTGCTTGCCACTTGGTTCAGCCACCTAGGAGTGATGTGATGAACTTATATAATTGCACTTGGCAATGCATCTTGTGATCAAAGTCAGTAATTCCGGTTAACATATGCAACTATTCTTGTGAGAACTTAATAATTTTGTGATGTTATCATCTAATTCATCATAAGAGTATGTCACGTtgcccccaaaatgttgtcatgaATACAACAGTTGGGATTTGGCTGATGGCCTACACtagttcatttcattatttccttTCATGGATTTCAGACTAAGGCCTGGTGTTTGCTACTACCTGTTTACGAGTTTTGAGCATAAACGACTCAAAGAGTACCATGAGCCAGAGATCCTGCGAATCCGATTGGAGGAATTGTGCTTACAGATAAAGGTAGTGGACCCCCTTATTCACGGCCTCATATGTTGGCAAAAACACACTTGTTAGATTTTGCTTCCATCATTTCTGCAAATGGTTGCATTTACCTTTATCAAATAGTAAATTGAacatttttgtaatatttcagTTATTGAGGCCCGACGACAAGATCATCCCATTCCTAGACAATGCAATGAAGGCACCTCCACGCAGCACAGTTGAGAAGTCTATCGAGCTCCTCTTCCAATTGGTAAGTTATCTGTACCGCATTCTCTTCGTTCCTCCATCtgttctacttcttcttctgctgTGTTCAACCTGCCTCAACTATTAGCTACAGTCCTGTGGCCGAGATGAAGTGGCTTGTCATTTCGAGTTCATGCTATGTTCCCCACAGTTTTCCTCGACATTGGTTCTGCGCCCAGTCTGCTGTGTCCCTTGATCCTACCCTTGTGTTCACTAAGCTTTAGGATGAACCCTTGTGTATTGAATTGGGGGACGTCCCTGTTCGTTTCGAGCACACCCACAGTAAAATCATCATCTTATACTGGACTCTGGTCCCAGCGTTATTAAACTCACACAACCGAAACTAACATTAAAAATTCTCAACCTTTCAGAATGCTTTTGAAGGTGACGAAAAGCTCACCCCTCTGGGCACTCAATTGGCTCAAATGCCTGTCAACCCGCAGATAAGCAAGATGATCGTATTTGCAGCAGTGTTCTGTTGTCTTGATCCGATCCTTACAGTGGCAGCATGTATTGACTATAAGTCGCCATGTTACATGCCAAAGGTAAGTCAGGATGCACCTGCTGGAAATCATGGGACTCAGTTGTTTGTGAGGTCCCACTCAGGGAGCCGCTGCTGCACCAAATTCATATCACGTTCTCACGGCCGAAATGGCCTTCAAAAGCATTAAAATATATATGACCCAccatgacaaaatgagtcgcatgtcgctccgagcttgacaggttgagacggactggttgttcatttcactgttgtctgccttttgtgaaatatgagtacatcaatttcttctattatttcctggtgtcatttaaggctcatcttctgtgcgacatgcgactcattttgtcgtggtgggtcacatatacaatGCCTTGTTTACGCCTTGCTAACTGATTCCACCCCTCAACACGGATGGAATGCTATCCCAAAAAGACACAAATGACCAGAATTCCGGCGAAAAGAGGCCAGCTATGTATCAGTATTGCTAGCTCTCAATACACATGCTAGTGAAGTAATCCAGGACAGTGATGTTTTATTCAGTACATAGGAGCATTAGCAATGCTTCGGAACAGATCCTGCGTACCAGGTTGGCAGATTTTTTAGGGCGACGTGGCGACTTAAAAACCTAACTTTTACCTGCCTGGCTATGGCATGTTACATCATAGTTTCTCAAtacctatattgtccctttaaaaggcGGAAGATCAGAGACTTGAAGCTGACAAAAAGAAGCGAATTCTAGCCCGAGGAACCCACAGTGACCACCTGATGTTTATCAACGCGTATAACGGATGGTGTGAAGCCAAGCGGCATGGAAATTCAAAGGATTTCTGCAAGGAATTCTTTCTTTCGCCGAACATCTTGAAGGTGAGGTTCTTAGAGTGTCCTCGGAAGATCTATGACCTCTAATTTATCAACCTGCAGTGAGTTATACTTTAATGAATTagaatagaacctctctattaaggatatcTTCGGCACTGACAAGTGCAATAGATTTATATATGTCCTGTTTaaagaggttaaattgaatagaaaaaacaaatttgggaccTCAACTAAGTCTTTGTCCAAGGGGTATCAGGTGCGACTGAGCGCAGTATTTTCAACTTCTTCATGCACCATATAAGCGTTACGCAACTCTGGTATTTTCCGTGGTTTTATGAAGCCTCATTTCCCTTCACAGGAGCTGAAGAAACGGCGGACCCAGTTTGCAGACATTCTGGTTGAACAAGGCTTCATTAATTCAGCAGAAGACGAAGACGCAAATGTCAACATGGAGAACGAGAATCTTCTACGAGCTGTCCTCTGTGTTGGCTTGTACCCAAATGTGGGGTTAATAAACACTCAGAGGAGGGTTGAGGCATTAGGGTATGTTCTGTTGGATATcttactacagtagaacctccctatcaaggacaccctcgggattgacctgtactgtccttaatagggagaagtcctgatgagagaggtcagtcaaattgaatgagaacaaccaatttgggaccaacacacggtcctaaatagagagggtgtccttaatagcttaaagagaggtgtccgctaaggaaggttccactgtactcttTGCTCTAATAAAGTAATTCTAGTTCCTATCTGTTTCAGGGCGCATTACTATAAAGTCATAACATATGGAGAAGAAGTTAAATTGGCTAAAAAGTCTGTTAATTGTGACCAGCCAATTCCAGAACCTTTCATAGTTTATTTCGAGATGATGAAAACTTCTAAGGTTCGTATTTTCAGTGGGATTTTGAGTTcttttcgagtttttttttgCATAGAGATGACTTTATAATCTTTTTGCAAATGTTGTTGCCGAGATTGCACAAATATCAACTGGTAAACCTGCAtagcatgtcatgtacatggtcccataaCGTGCGGGTGACGagcatagcacgtcatgccctctaaaatacaaatttaatGGCTGCTGCAGTGAAAGGGCTTAATCAACTCTCACTtgcaccattttggctaggtGTCCGTTGAGCTTGCTGAAATGATGTTCGATTTTCATCCTTTGCGATTTCAGATCTTCATTTTTGACTCCACCGGTATCTCGCTTAACCCGCTGATATTCTTTGGAAGAGATCTACAGATCAAGAGTCGCACCAAAGACGAAAATATCAATATGGCGGTCGATAATTGGACCCAGTTTGAAACGACTGTAGAGAAAGCCTTGGAATTACAGGTGAGTTATCACATGAGGGTGACAACAACCCTGAGCCGATTTGGACTGGGTGGGGTTAATTTCATAATCAAATCACAAGCTGGTACTTCACATTTTCAGAGTTCTCagatggagctaaaatgttggccaaaacatGGGCTTCGCCTGGCCTACATTTCATCTCCATGCACCCttgcagttttggtgagacaaccaatacctccagttcaatatcaattccttaaacaaaagAAATATTGCAAACTTTTATGACAACCTTAACTGACCATAAAGAAGAAGGACAACAGCAGTGCAGGTACTCAACCTGGTCGAGATAAACCAATGAGACCCTTCTTATCTATTTCCAGAACCTCCGCCAAGCGCTCTGGAGTGTTCTCGGGAAGAAGTTCAACAACCCCGGGCCAACAGATTGGAGTGAGATGGAGGAGGAGGGTCAAGTCATGAAGAAAGTCCTTCGCTTTATTACGGAAGATGTCTCAGTGGCTGTTGGTGACGAGGCAGACGGGGCTGGGATGTATTAGTGCAAAATGAGTCAGTTTATGTCGGACTGGGATCCAAATCCTGATCCTACCTtgatagatggatatctgatgacgtcacaaaagtgcattgattcagacattttctgctctgtacggtttatttctctACCATTTGTAGCGAAATCTTCTTATTGTTAAACTGTAATTGTGTCCACCTCCTCAGGTGCAAGGTATGAATGAGAAATACCCTGAATCAAAATGGCCCATCTGAGTGACCCCCAAAATGACCATTAGGCTTTAACTGACAATCCTTAACCGTATAGTCCTGTAGTTCGGTTTGGAAGCTCCAACTAGAGTCCCAATGAATGGACTATAAAGTGTATAAACGGATGGTGTATCATAAAGAGAGTGTAAATAATTGTATCCAAACCCACTGTGATATTTATTTACTTAATTGTATGTATGAGGAGAAGTGGtaatacattttgtattgttttctCAATGAAATGATTATCAGCAGGCCCTCTCAATTGTCAACAGGCCTTTTAGAAACACATTAGGTTCCATCATAGCAAATTGGCTCAATCAGTCTTCAGGAGGGATAAATAATTTTGTAACAAGTATTCGTTCTGCAAAAACAAGGGAGTTTGAAGTTGTCTCATGTGTGTTTGTCtaatgtacatttttgtattaTGTGTGTATGTATGCTAATTATATCCTTCCAACTGTCTAATGCAATAAAATGGAAATGGAATGTACTCTCAGATCTTTTCTTCATTTGCAGTAGCCCTTCATGTCCCTCCGACAGTAGTGGTTTCATCCGTCTCTTCCTAGCTGGAATCATGCTCAGAGACGATTGTCTCTAACAGACATATGGACAATCGCCTCCAGGGAACATGGTCTCCCACCCGAACTGTACCCATTGCCTTTAGATAGCAGTCTATGTCATTTGGGGACAGATTCTTTAAAGAGACAAGCCTCTAAGAAACATGGCATCCCCTTGCCAAATTGTACCCATCACCTTGAGGAACCTGTCTCTCATGTGATTTGGGGAGATTTTTCCTACAGGCAAATCTTTCTCAGATATTACAATCTCTAACAGACATACTGACAATTGCTTAAGGAAAGATGGTCTGTCTCCCATTACCGAACTTTACCCATTGCCTTGTGACAGCAGCCTATGTCATTTGGGGACAGATTTTTTGAAGAGAGAAGCCTCCAGGAAACATGGCATCCCCTTACCAAATTGTACCTATCACCTTGAGAAACCTGTCTCTCATGTGATTTGGGGAGATTTTTCCTACAGGCAAATCTTTCTAAGATATTACAATCTCTAACAGACATACTGACAATTGCTTAAGGAAAGATGGTCTGTCTCCCATTACCGAACTTTACCCATTGCCTTGTGACAGCAGTCCATGTCATTTGGGGACAGATTCTTCGAAGAGAG
The sequence above is a segment of the Lineus longissimus chromosome 12, tnLinLong1.2, whole genome shotgun sequence genome. Coding sequences within it:
- the LOC135496688 gene encoding ATP-dependent DNA/RNA helicase DHX36-like → MAQRRHVQETMRRLNLNASPPPPTEDKDDRFRRELEEKQNNEHYQKMQEIRKKLPVYDNAKLICGTIAARKNQVVVISGETGCGKSTQVPQFILDDYIMNGMGSHCRIVCTQPRRISTINLAHRVAEERAERCGGDNSSVGYQIRLEAEKPRENGSILFCTTGIMLKRLESDKYLDRVSHLILDEIHERDINSELLLIIMKEILPHRENMKLILMSATLRAELFSQYYNNCPMLEIPGRIYPVQEYNLEDVVEMISYNHRTEYRPAPRKPERRAFEAWLHSLDPVKYSDTTKRIVDELSSSNDIALHLVKELIRYISQTQGDGAILVFMPGWGPMAELQDMMMKEQLFKSDCFVFHLMHSGLMSTEDLQKAFECPAEGVRKVVIATNVAETSLTIDDIVYVIDCGKVNLKMYEVRRNLSELRTVPNCLANCRQRKGRAGRLRPGVCYYLFTSFEHKRLKEYHEPEILRIRLEELCLQIKLLRPDDKIIPFLDNAMKAPPRSTVEKSIELLFQLNAFEGDEKLTPLGTQLAQMPVNPQISKMIVFAAVFCCLDPILTVAACIDYKSPCYMPKAEDQRLEADKKKRILARGTHSDHLMFINAYNGWCEAKRHGNSKDFCKEFFLSPNILKELKKRRTQFADILVEQGFINSAEDEDANVNMENENLLRAVLCVGLYPNVGLINTQRRVEALGAHYYKVITYGEEVKLAKKSVNCDQPIPEPFIVYFEMMKTSKIFIFDSTGISLNPLIFFGRDLQIKSRTKDENINMAVDNWTQFETTVEKALELQNLRQALWSVLGKKFNNPGPTDWSEMEEEGQVMKKVLRFITEDVSVAVGDEADGAGMY